The Mytilus trossulus isolate FHL-02 chromosome 3, PNRI_Mtr1.1.1.hap1, whole genome shotgun sequence genome contains a region encoding:
- the LOC134712463 gene encoding thrombospondin-1-like has translation MQIDLVLFLLVFSINVISATIAEDYGEWGNWGDWSQCSVSCGYGSIHRNKNWIYKNGQVSNYTYSMIVECWTKIACPVDGGWTMWTAWSDCTRMCGGGTSTRTRLCLAPEPSSNGRKCDGYPREENQCNVIVCPVLPDNFDMSVCNDTTFICKSQRQCISEVFHCDNKLQCHDGSDELPDECRKFNSLNSSGSQLNIVMTILIIVIATLSVIVTTNHPV, from the exons ATGCAAATTGATTTAGTACTCTTcctgttagttttctcgataAATG tGATATCTGCAACCATTGCTGAGGACTACGGTGAATGGGGAAATTGGGGAGATTGGTCACAGTGTTCTGTTTCGTGTGGATACGGTTCGATACATCGGAATAAAAACTGGATTTATAAAAATGGACAAGTTTCAAACTACACATACAGTATGATTGTAGAATGCTGGACAAAAATTGCTTGTCCTG TTGATGGCGGTTGGACAATGTGGACTGCGTGGAGTGACTGTACTAGAATGTGTGGTGGTGGAACTAGCACACGTACTCGATTATGTTTAGCACCTGAGCCGTCATCAAACGGTAGAAAATGCGATGGATATCCACGCGAGGAAAATCAGTGCAATGTCATTGTTTGTCCAG tccTTCCAGATAACTTTGACATGTCAGTATGCAATGATACAACctttatctgtaaaagtcagAGACAATGTATATCGGAAGTGTTTCATTGTGATAACAAACTGCAATGCCACGATGGGAGTGACGAATTGCCAGACGAATGTCGAAAGTTTAACAGTTTAAATAGTAGCG gaAGTCAACTTAATATAGTAATGAccattttgataattgttataGCAACTCTATCTGTCATCGTAACAACAAATCATCCGGTATGA